Proteins from a single region of Lysinibacillus sp. JNUCC-52:
- the acpS gene encoding holo-ACP synthase: protein MIKGIGLDIVETERIVKAMTRTDKFKDRILSEKERALFALHTESRKVEFLAGRFAAKEAFSKALGTGIGKDCALQDIEILRGEAGNPVLYFKGEPVNGFVSITHSKQYAAAQVILLL, encoded by the coding sequence ATGATTAAAGGAATAGGTCTCGACATTGTAGAAACCGAGCGTATTGTGAAGGCAATGACACGGACGGATAAATTTAAAGACCGAATATTATCAGAGAAAGAAAGAGCACTATTTGCTTTGCATACGGAATCTCGCAAAGTAGAATTTTTAGCAGGACGATTTGCGGCAAAAGAGGCTTTTTCAAAAGCGCTAGGCACAGGTATCGGTAAAGATTGTGCATTGCAAGATATTGAAATATTAAGAGGGGAAGCTGGTAACCCTGTTTTATATTTTAAAGGAGAGCCTGTGAATGGCTTTGTCAGCATCACGCATTCTAAGCAATATGCAGCCGCGCAAGTAATATTACTGTTGTAA